From Coffea arabica cultivar ET-39 chromosome 10e, Coffea Arabica ET-39 HiFi, whole genome shotgun sequence, one genomic window encodes:
- the LOC140015368 gene encoding uncharacterized protein, with product MYNSVIDVLLIIENDGLVEQRGQAYALLNSLQSFEFAFILHLMKKIMGITNALSEALQRKDQDIVNAMGLVKVSKQQLQATREDGWDFLLDDVCSFCEKHEIIIPKMDEIFINSGRSRRKVQQITNLHHYRVELFCAEIDLQLQELNNRFNEVNMELLLCMACLNPSDSFAAFDKKKLIRLAEHYPCEFSKLDILALDIELDTYINDLKSAKEFLDLRKISDLAQRLVETKRDIVYPLVYMLLKLALILPVATATVERAFSAMNIVKNRLRNRMGDIWMNDCLVTYIEKNILREVQNEKVVNRYQNMKTRREQL from the coding sequence ATGTATAATTCTGTAATAGATGTTCTTTTGATAATTGAAAATGATGGTTTGGTGGAGCAAAGAGGTCAAGCATATGCACTTCTTAATTCTTTGCAATCTTTtgaatttgcatttattttgcaCTTGATGAAGAAAATCATGGGAATAACGAATGCACTATCTGAAGCATTACAAAGAAAGGATCAAGATATTGTGAATGCTATGGGTCTAGTCAAAGTTTCCAAGCAACAATTACAAGCTACTAGGGAAGATGGTTGGGATTTTTTGCTTGATGATGTTTGTTCGTTTTGTGAAAAACATGAGATCATCATTCcgaaaatggatgaaatattcATTAATAGTGGGAGATCTCGAAGAAAAGTTCAGCAAATTACAAACCTTCACCACTATCGAGTTGAGCTATTTTGTGCTGAGATAGATTTACAACTCCAAGAACTCAACAATCGGTTCAATGAAGTCAATATGGAGTTGCTTCTTTGTATGGCATGCTTGAACCCAAGTGATTCCTTTGCAGCATTTGATAAGAAAAAGTTGATTCGTCTTGCAGAACATTATCCTTGTGAATTTTCTAAGTTGGATATTCTTGCACTTGACATTGAATTGGATACTTATATTAATGACTTGAAATCAGCTAAGGAATTTctcgatttaaggaaaatctcTGATCTAGCTCAAAGGTTGGTAGAGACTAAGAGAGATATTGTGTATCCATTGGTTTATATGCTCTTAAAGTTAGCTTTGATTTTGCCTGTTGCTACAGCTACAGTAGAAAGGGCTTTTTCAGCTATGAATATAGTGAAGAATCGGTTACGAAATAGAATGGGAGACATTTGGATGAATGATtgtttagttacttatattgagaaaaatatacttcgtgaagttcaaaatgagaaagttgtaaaccgttatcaaaatatgaaaactcgtcgtgagcaattgtaa
- the LOC140015134 gene encoding uncharacterized protein, translating into MPLIAYAVIYIDQMWANNLVVIVSLRKDSQIGKKKDRFDVHVGGPNSAHNLSWSLAFRGHDESDISENQGNFLELLRFLAGHNDDIKKVVLENAPKNLKVIAPDIQKDISNALASETTSIIVNDIGHGLFAILCDESRDASTKEQLVVVIRYVDSHGYVIERFLGILHVRDTTALSLKKAIDVLFSKHGLSISQIRGQGYDGASNMRGEYNGLKTLIMKENGSTYYIHCFAHQLQLSLVGVAKKHVQVSSMYNTLSTLVHFLEGSSKRQEILREQHLKKVVDDLMTGDLESGRGLNQETSL; encoded by the exons ATGCCGCTTATTGCTTATGCTGTTATCTATATAGACCAGATGTGGGCGAACAATCTGGTGGTGATAGTTTCATTAAGGAAGGATTcacaaattggaaaaaaaaaggatagatTTGATGTTCATGTTGGTGGTCCTAATAGCGCACACAATCTGAGTTGGA GTTTGGCTTTTCGTGGTCATGATGAATCTGATATCTCTGAGAATCaaggaaattttcttgaacttttgcGCTTCCTTGCGGGTCATAATGATGACATAAAAAAGGTTGTTCTTGAAAATGCTCCTAAAAATCTCAAAGTCATTGCTCCAGATATTCAAAAGGATATTTCAAATGCTTTGGCAAGTGAGACTACAAGCATTATTGTAAATGACATTGGACATGGACTGTTTGCTATTTTATGTGACGAATCTCGTGATGCATCAACAAAGGAGCAATTAGTAGTTGTTATACGTTATGTGGATTCACATGGGTATGTGATTGAGCGTTTTCTTGGCATTCTACATGTAAGAGATACTACTGCTCTTTCACTTAAGAAAGCAATTGATGTTTTATTTTCAAAGCATGGTTTGAGCATATCACAAATCCGTGGTCAAGGTTATGATGGTGCTAGTAACATGCGAGGTGAATATAAtggtttaaaaactttgatcaTGAAGGAAAATGGTTCTACATATTATATTCATTGTTTTGCACATCAGCTGCAATTGTCACTTGTAGGGGTTGCAAAGAAACATGTTCAAGTCTCTTCTATGTATAATACATTGTCTACCTTAGTGCATTTTCTTGAAGGTTCATCTAAAAGACAAGAAATTCTTAGAGAACAACACCTTAAGAAAGTCGTTGATGATCTAATGACTGGAGACCTTGAGAGTGGTCGGGGTTTAAATCAAGAAACTAGCCTTTAA